Proteins encoded in a region of the Mycolicibacterium neoaurum genome:
- the folP gene encoding dihydropteroate synthase produces the protein MMARTRDMPMRVMGILNSTPDSFWAESRFGTVGRAVQAGRAMFGDGAWAIDVGGESTRPGAVPVSVGEELDRVIPIITDLAECGVVSVDTRNREVAEEAVRAGAQIINDVSGKLYDLAGRLRVGYVSMHAHTVPVSADGYPQYADVTAEVKAFVEGTAGAAFAAGARPVWVDPGIGFGKSPADNLELLRRLPELCGGPFPVLLGVSRKSFLGDVTGRGVDGRLAASLAVLGPAWSAGVDTVRVHDVPETVDTIKVIEALAV, from the coding sequence ATGATGGCGCGAACCCGTGACATGCCGATGCGGGTCATGGGCATTCTGAACTCGACACCGGACTCATTCTGGGCGGAAAGCAGATTCGGCACCGTAGGGCGCGCAGTGCAGGCGGGTCGCGCGATGTTCGGTGACGGTGCGTGGGCGATCGACGTAGGAGGCGAATCTACCCGGCCGGGTGCGGTTCCGGTGTCGGTCGGCGAAGAGCTCGATCGCGTCATACCGATCATCACCGACCTCGCGGAGTGCGGAGTCGTATCCGTCGATACCCGTAATCGCGAGGTCGCCGAGGAAGCGGTGCGCGCCGGGGCGCAGATCATCAACGATGTCTCCGGCAAGCTCTACGATCTGGCAGGGCGGCTCCGGGTCGGGTACGTGAGCATGCACGCGCACACTGTGCCGGTGTCGGCCGACGGCTACCCGCAATACGCCGATGTGACCGCGGAAGTCAAGGCGTTCGTGGAGGGTACTGCCGGAGCCGCCTTCGCAGCCGGTGCCCGCCCGGTATGGGTTGATCCAGGAATAGGTTTCGGGAAATCGCCTGCCGACAACCTGGAACTGCTGCGCCGGCTGCCCGAGCTGTGCGGTGGACCGTTTCCGGTTCTGCTCGGAGTGAGTCGCAAATCGTTTCTCGGAGACGTCACCGGCCGGGGCGTCGACGGTCGGTTGGCGGCTTCCCTTGCCGTGCTGGGACCCGCGTGGTCGGCTGGTGTGGATACCGTTCGGGTGCACGATGTCCCAGAAACCGTCGACACCATCAAGGTGATCGAAGCGCTCGCGGTGTGA
- the metE gene encoding 5-methyltetrahydropteroyltriglutamate--homocysteine S-methyltransferase, which yields MTTQSAPLFTATVLGSPRIGPNRELKRAVEKYWSDKIGRAELDAVAATLRGNTLRQLADAGLDSIPVNTFSYYDHMLDQSVLLGTLPPRVAGVADDLDRFFAAARGGTYDGVDIAPLEMTKWFDTNYHYIVPEIGPDTTFTLNPAKILAELDEATSMGIATRPVIVGPITYLALSKAVDGAGAPIGRLDELVGIYADLLELLADKGVGWVQIDEPVLVTDNVDNAGALAENVYSRLGGLTKRPAIFVATYFGELTDALPALARTPIEAIGVDLVYGGVDALAAVPELAQKTVVAGVVDGRNIWRTDLEVALAKLAPLLGLAGKVVVSTSCSTLHVPYSLEAETELDDALRSWLAFGAEKVAEVVALSKGLSQGREAIAAEVEASNAAVASRKADPRLNNAGVRSRIAEIQSTGASNRGPAADRHAAQQARLNLPPLPTTTIGSYPQTTEIRVARADLRAGRIDATQYEQIMRDEVAAVIKLQEELDIDVLVHGEPERNDMVQYFAEQLEGFFATQNGWVQSYGSRCVRPPVLFGDVFRPKPMTVEWATYAQSLTTKPVKGMLTGPVTILAWSFVRDDQPLADTAAQVALAIRDETVDLEQAGIAIIQVDEPALRELLPLRSKEKQEYLKWSVEAFKLSTAGVRDDTQIHTHLCYSEFGEVIKAIADLDADVTSIEAARSHMEVLDDLNAVGFGNGVGPGVYDIHSPRVPATDEMIMALREALAAVPAERLWVNPDCGLKTRKNDEVIESLRHMVEAAKAVRSEQ from the coding sequence GTGACAACACAATCTGCCCCTTTGTTCACCGCCACCGTGCTGGGCTCACCGCGCATCGGGCCGAACCGCGAACTCAAGCGTGCGGTCGAGAAATATTGGTCGGACAAGATCGGTCGAGCCGAACTCGACGCGGTCGCCGCCACCCTGCGCGGCAACACATTGCGGCAACTTGCCGACGCCGGACTGGATTCCATTCCGGTCAATACCTTCTCCTACTACGACCACATGCTCGATCAGTCGGTTCTGCTGGGCACCCTGCCGCCGCGGGTGGCCGGTGTAGCCGACGACCTGGACCGCTTCTTCGCCGCGGCCCGTGGCGGCACCTATGACGGTGTCGATATCGCCCCCCTGGAGATGACGAAGTGGTTCGACACCAACTACCACTACATCGTCCCCGAGATCGGCCCGGACACCACCTTCACGCTGAACCCCGCCAAGATTCTCGCCGAGCTGGACGAGGCGACATCGATGGGTATCGCGACGCGTCCGGTGATCGTCGGTCCCATCACGTATCTGGCGCTGAGCAAGGCCGTCGACGGTGCCGGCGCACCCATCGGACGGCTGGACGAACTCGTCGGTATCTACGCCGACTTGCTGGAGCTGCTCGCCGACAAGGGCGTCGGATGGGTCCAGATCGACGAGCCGGTGCTGGTCACCGACAACGTCGACAATGCCGGGGCGCTCGCCGAAAACGTGTACTCCCGACTCGGCGGTCTGACCAAGCGGCCGGCAATCTTCGTCGCCACCTACTTCGGTGAACTGACCGATGCCCTGCCGGCGCTGGCCCGCACACCGATCGAGGCCATCGGTGTCGACCTCGTCTACGGCGGCGTGGACGCACTGGCCGCGGTGCCCGAGCTTGCACAGAAGACCGTCGTCGCCGGGGTCGTCGACGGCCGCAACATCTGGCGGACCGACCTGGAGGTAGCGCTGGCCAAGCTGGCTCCCCTGCTCGGATTGGCCGGCAAGGTCGTTGTCTCGACGTCGTGCTCGACCCTGCACGTGCCCTACTCGCTGGAGGCGGAGACCGAACTCGACGACGCGCTGCGTAGCTGGCTGGCCTTCGGCGCCGAGAAGGTGGCCGAAGTGGTGGCCCTGTCCAAGGGTCTGTCGCAGGGCCGCGAAGCGATCGCCGCCGAGGTCGAGGCGTCCAACGCCGCGGTGGCCTCACGCAAGGCCGACCCGCGCCTCAACAACGCAGGTGTCCGGTCGCGCATCGCCGAAATCCAGTCCACCGGCGCCTCCAACCGAGGCCCGGCCGCCGACCGGCACGCCGCTCAGCAGGCACGGCTCAACTTGCCACCGCTGCCGACCACGACCATCGGGTCCTACCCGCAGACCACCGAGATCCGGGTTGCGCGTGCGGATCTCCGTGCCGGCAGGATCGACGCGACTCAGTATGAGCAGATAATGCGTGATGAGGTCGCCGCCGTCATCAAGCTGCAGGAGGAGCTCGACATCGACGTGCTGGTGCACGGCGAGCCGGAACGCAACGACATGGTGCAGTACTTCGCCGAGCAGCTGGAGGGATTCTTCGCCACCCAGAACGGCTGGGTGCAATCCTACGGCTCCCGCTGCGTGCGGCCGCCCGTGTTGTTCGGAGATGTATTCCGCCCCAAACCGATGACGGTGGAGTGGGCCACCTACGCCCAGTCGCTGACCACCAAACCCGTCAAGGGCATGCTCACCGGACCGGTGACCATTCTGGCATGGTCGTTTGTGCGCGACGACCAGCCGCTGGCCGATACGGCAGCACAGGTCGCACTGGCCATTCGGGACGAGACGGTGGATCTGGAGCAGGCGGGTATCGCCATCATCCAAGTGGACGAGCCCGCACTGCGTGAACTGCTTCCGCTGCGTTCCAAGGAGAAGCAGGAATATCTGAAGTGGTCGGTGGAGGCATTCAAGCTATCGACCGCGGGCGTGCGTGATGACACCCAGATCCACACGCACCTATGCTATTCCGAGTTCGGTGAGGTAATCAAGGCGATCGCCGACCTCGACGCCGATGTGACCTCCATCGAGGCGGCGCGTTCGCACATGGAGGTGCTCGATGACCTGAATGCCGTCGGCTTCGGCAATGGGGTGGGGCCGGGCGTATACGACATCCATTCCCCCCGCGTCCCCGCGACCGACGAGATGATCATGGCACTCCGCGAGGCGCTGGCTGCCGTTCCGGCAGAGCGGCTTTGGGTCAACCCGGACTGCGGACTCAAGACCCGCAAGAACGACGAGGTCATCGAGTCCCTGCGGCACATGGTGGAAGCTGCGAAGGCAGTACGCTCCGAGCAATGA
- a CDS encoding glycoside hydrolase family 16 protein has protein sequence MLMLGLGAAAAALPAATAHGEPLPGDLGPGPGAPTPEAAAPPILWQDEFNGPAGSPPDPASWFIVPQRETIRNPVEWDKPFNMGRYVTDQEHVFQDGNGNLVIRATEGPGANIQEKFASAKIIGNWRGGVGTTWEARVKLNCLTNGAWPAFWLINDNPVRGGEVDLFEWYGNQDWPSGTTVHARLDGTQFQTFKHPIDSNWHTWRMTWKPEGMYFWRDYEPGMEPFWTVRANSLGEWPFNDPGFTMAPVFNIAIGGSGGREPAGGNYPAEMLIDWIRVF, from the coding sequence ATGTTGATGCTCGGACTCGGTGCGGCGGCCGCCGCGCTCCCCGCCGCGACCGCCCACGGCGAGCCATTACCCGGTGATCTGGGCCCCGGGCCGGGGGCTCCCACACCCGAAGCGGCGGCGCCGCCCATCCTGTGGCAGGACGAATTCAACGGTCCGGCCGGGTCACCGCCGGACCCCGCGTCGTGGTTCATCGTCCCGCAGCGTGAAACCATCCGGAACCCGGTCGAGTGGGACAAGCCTTTCAACATGGGCCGCTATGTCACCGACCAGGAACACGTGTTCCAGGACGGCAACGGCAACCTGGTCATCCGCGCCACCGAGGGGCCGGGTGCCAATATCCAGGAGAAGTTCGCCAGCGCCAAGATCATCGGTAACTGGCGGGGCGGAGTGGGGACGACCTGGGAGGCGCGCGTCAAACTGAACTGCCTGACCAACGGCGCGTGGCCGGCCTTCTGGTTGATCAACGACAATCCGGTGCGCGGCGGCGAGGTCGACCTGTTCGAGTGGTACGGCAATCAGGATTGGCCGTCGGGCACCACCGTTCACGCGCGGCTGGACGGCACCCAGTTCCAGACGTTCAAACACCCCATCGACAGCAATTGGCACACCTGGCGGATGACGTGGAAGCCCGAGGGCATGTACTTCTGGCGCGATTACGAACCGGGCATGGAACCGTTCTGGACGGTTCGCGCGAATTCGTTGGGAGAATGGCCGTTCAACGATCCGGGCTTCACGATGGCTCCGGTGTTCAACATCGCCATCGGTGGTTCCGGTGGCCGTGAGCCAGCTGGCGGCAACTATCCCGCCGAGATGCTGATCGACTGGATCCGGGTCTTCTGA
- a CDS encoding cellulase family glycosylhydrolase, which translates to MTLVAAAIPTGTAPPPTQDVRQVSAQVALAAAIDTSPNAVGIAESELYFMTPAEVEVALDTMQSLGVTQVRIFVPWRAVEPAPGVYNWSEVDKVVDAAYERGIAVMGAVTSTPTWASDVQDSAYGAPRDPEDFGNFMGALAERYGAGAGDPETARISAYEIWNEPQSFVFWSPRPDPAAYTELLKAGYTAVKEVDPTGTVVGGVVTAGLSWGGVNINPVDFVETMYESGAAGYFDALSYHPYNYDWKFGDGFGNEISAVGQLQAMQDLMAQYGDGDKTVWTSEYGLPTSYVSEAQQAEFIDDFMTTWSELDGVGPQFIYSLVDRDSGSNEVEDTWGLFRDNYTPKQAATVVQAWIAENGHVPEGGIPVEELPTLEELPDAPVLPEAPVVEEPTPADPVAEAVANWQAALAEAAANWAAAWGQPADTATTTTQPVAGTTEPATTWRTTTATIDNEVDTPTSATDPALESTDSSRAAVIEATQAEPESTTPRTATSRTTTAESDTADTADTDTANTADSTGGQDAVTNDSTTRSSGSGTGSTDTDSSSTTANSTTDSSGSSDNGSTGSDAGSTE; encoded by the coding sequence GTGACCCTGGTCGCAGCGGCGATCCCGACCGGCACTGCGCCTCCACCGACGCAGGATGTCCGACAGGTATCAGCCCAGGTGGCGCTCGCCGCGGCCATTGATACCTCTCCCAACGCCGTCGGCATCGCCGAATCCGAGCTGTACTTCATGACGCCGGCCGAGGTGGAGGTCGCATTGGACACCATGCAATCCCTCGGCGTCACGCAGGTTCGGATCTTCGTGCCGTGGCGAGCCGTGGAGCCTGCACCCGGGGTCTACAACTGGAGTGAGGTGGACAAGGTGGTCGATGCCGCCTATGAACGCGGGATCGCCGTGATGGGCGCTGTCACGAGCACCCCGACCTGGGCATCGGATGTCCAGGACTCGGCCTACGGTGCGCCGCGCGACCCCGAGGATTTCGGCAACTTCATGGGCGCGTTGGCCGAACGGTACGGCGCCGGTGCGGGTGACCCGGAAACCGCCCGTATCTCCGCATACGAAATCTGGAATGAGCCACAGAGTTTCGTGTTCTGGAGTCCGCGTCCGGATCCGGCCGCCTACACCGAGTTGTTGAAGGCCGGGTACACGGCGGTCAAGGAGGTCGACCCCACTGGCACCGTCGTCGGTGGTGTGGTCACCGCCGGACTCAGCTGGGGTGGGGTGAACATCAATCCCGTCGACTTCGTCGAGACGATGTACGAAAGCGGCGCAGCGGGATATTTCGACGCGCTGTCCTACCACCCGTACAACTACGATTGGAAGTTCGGCGACGGCTTCGGCAATGAGATATCGGCGGTCGGACAGTTGCAGGCCATGCAGGACCTCATGGCGCAGTACGGTGACGGCGACAAGACCGTGTGGACAAGCGAGTACGGCCTGCCCACGTCCTATGTCTCCGAGGCCCAGCAGGCCGAGTTCATCGACGACTTCATGACGACCTGGTCCGAACTCGACGGCGTGGGGCCACAATTCATCTACTCGTTGGTCGACCGGGATTCTGGTTCGAACGAGGTCGAGGACACCTGGGGCCTGTTCCGCGACAACTACACCCCCAAACAGGCCGCCACTGTGGTCCAGGCTTGGATCGCCGAGAATGGCCACGTCCCGGAAGGTGGCATCCCGGTGGAGGAACTGCCGACGCTGGAGGAGTTGCCGGACGCTCCGGTGCTGCCGGAGGCTCCCGTGGTCGAGGAGCCGACGCCGGCCGATCCGGTGGCCGAGGCAGTGGCGAATTGGCAGGCAGCCCTGGCCGAAGCGGCGGCCAACTGGGCGGCGGCCTGGGGCCAGCCGGCCGATACCGCCACCACCACGACACAACCCGTCGCGGGAACGACCGAACCCGCCACGACGTGGCGTACCACGACCGCAACGATCGACAATGAGGTCGACACACCCACCAGCGCAACCGATCCCGCGTTGGAGAGCACCGATTCGTCGCGGGCGGCGGTCATCGAGGCCACTCAGGCCGAGCCCGAGAGCACCACCCCTCGGACCGCCACCTCACGGACGACGACCGCTGAGTCGGACACGGCCGACACGGCCGACACCGACACCGCGAACACGGCCGACAGCACCGGCGGGCAAGACGCGGTGACGAACGACTCGACCACCCGTTCGTCGGGTTCGGGAACGGGGTCGACTGATACCGACTCAAGCTCAACAACAGCGAATTCCACCACGGATTCGTCCGGATCCAGCGACAACGGGTCCACGGGCTCGGACGCCGGTTCGACCGAGTAG
- a CDS encoding GNAT family protein, which yields MSAIWPLFDLRVRTPRLTLAYVTDDLGFRLAELAARGIHDPSTMPFSEPWTDAPTNLLQRNAMQYYWRCRANICADNWDMVLAALDREHRLVGMCTLTATNFPTMRVAGTGSWLGLEFQGRGLGLEMRHAALHLLFAGLGGERATTRAWHDNLASLGVTRSLPYTYTGADLALRRDKPDTMLSFAMDRAQWTAQRRDDIELVGIPAVRAQLGL from the coding sequence ATGAGTGCGATCTGGCCGCTGTTCGACCTTCGCGTGCGCACACCGCGGCTGACCCTGGCCTACGTCACCGACGATCTCGGATTTCGCCTTGCCGAGTTGGCCGCCCGCGGCATTCACGATCCGAGCACCATGCCGTTCTCCGAGCCGTGGACAGATGCACCGACCAATCTGTTGCAGCGCAATGCGATGCAGTACTACTGGCGCTGCAGAGCGAACATCTGTGCCGACAACTGGGACATGGTGCTGGCCGCATTGGATCGAGAGCATCGACTGGTGGGGATGTGCACGTTGACCGCCACCAATTTCCCCACCATGCGTGTCGCCGGCACGGGGTCCTGGTTGGGCCTCGAATTCCAGGGCCGCGGACTGGGCTTGGAGATGCGGCACGCTGCGCTGCACCTGCTGTTCGCCGGCCTCGGCGGCGAACGTGCGACGACCCGGGCATGGCATGACAATCTCGCGTCACTTGGCGTGACCCGCTCGCTGCCATACACCTACACCGGCGCAGACTTGGCGCTGCGCCGCGACAAACCCGACACGATGCTGTCCTTCGCCATGGACCGGGCGCAGTGGACTGCGCAACGGCGCGACGACATCGAACTCGTGGGCATCCCCGCGGTACGCGCTCAACTGGGCCTATAG
- a CDS encoding HemK2/MTQ2 family protein methyltransferase — protein sequence MTTAYPFDGESRLVTMVTDGVYAPQEDSRLLVETMDKSGLALGSKVADLCTGSGVAAINAAAQGASSVSAFDICPRAVRCARANAEIAGASVDVHLGSWARATEFGPYDLVVCNPPYVPHDPALDVLPASVGPARAWDAGGDGRMVLDPLCAAVPDLLADGGSVLIVQSEFADPRRTLEALSAAGLDADVVAWEWIPFGPVLTTRAQWLEDTGRLQPGRREEELLVIRADKP from the coding sequence ATGACTACCGCTTACCCGTTTGACGGCGAATCCCGACTGGTGACCATGGTGACCGACGGCGTATACGCGCCGCAGGAGGATTCTCGGTTGCTGGTGGAAACCATGGACAAGAGCGGACTAGCCCTGGGAAGCAAGGTGGCCGACCTGTGTACCGGCAGTGGCGTGGCGGCGATCAATGCTGCGGCGCAGGGTGCGTCGAGCGTCTCGGCATTCGATATCTGTCCACGGGCGGTGCGCTGCGCTCGTGCCAACGCCGAGATCGCCGGTGCGTCGGTGGACGTGCATTTGGGCTCCTGGGCGCGCGCAACAGAATTCGGCCCATACGACTTGGTGGTCTGCAATCCCCCCTACGTTCCCCACGACCCGGCGCTGGACGTGCTACCCGCATCAGTCGGCCCGGCGCGCGCGTGGGATGCCGGTGGTGACGGCCGGATGGTGCTGGATCCGCTGTGCGCTGCCGTCCCCGACCTCTTGGCCGACGGTGGCAGCGTCCTGATCGTGCAGTCGGAGTTCGCGGATCCGCGAAGGACATTGGAGGCGTTATCGGCCGCGGGCCTCGACGCCGATGTGGTGGCATGGGAATGGATTCCGTTCGGGCCGGTCCTGACCACCCGGGCCCAGTGGCTGGAAGATACGGGCCGGCTGCAGCCGGGGCGGCGCGAAGAGGAGCTGCTGGTGATCAGGGCCGACAAGCCGTGA
- a CDS encoding CDGSH iron-sulfur domain-containing protein — protein sequence MSEQDFRTVRAVRGGPVLVQGPVSVELADGSTIESDRFMVAICACGRSKDYPLCDTSHRRRCRTSGAKKAASADPSASNAEH from the coding sequence GTGAGCGAACAGGACTTTCGCACCGTGAGAGCGGTGCGCGGCGGGCCGGTACTGGTGCAGGGGCCGGTGTCGGTCGAACTCGCCGACGGCTCGACAATCGAGTCGGACCGGTTCATGGTCGCGATATGCGCCTGCGGACGCAGCAAGGACTATCCGCTGTGTGATACCAGCCACCGGCGACGCTGCCGGACGTCGGGAGCCAAGAAGGCGGCATCAGCGGACCCGTCGGCCAGCAACGCTGAGCACTGA